The Roseiconus lacunae genomic sequence GGCACTCAACTATGACGTTTCTTTGGCGTCTGATGGTGAAGAGGCATGGCACCTGATGGTCACACGACGGCCTTTCGATTTCGTGCTTACGGATCTGGAGATGCCTGAGCTCAATGGACTCGAACTGGCACGGAAAATACGCCAGTCTGGTCGTAGTGAGATTAGTGACAGGCCGATCATCATCCACAGTTCGACCGATCCAGCAATCCTTCGTGAGCCATTAGCCGCCGACCCGCTCACGTTTTGTCTGCCGAAGCCGTTGGAAGTCAATCGTTTGCGAGATATGTTGAAGCGGATGCAAAGTGTCTTCACTTCTTCATCGCAAAGCCAGTCGAGTGTCGACCACGCCGCCGGGTAGGCGTCAGCGTCCACGCGTTCGCCTGACGGCAGGTAGGTTTAAGATCGAGGCTTTGGTGAATCACCAGCCATGCGTGACACGCGAGGTAGATCGTTAATGACGAACGCGTGTGGCGCACACCTTGGTGACTAATAGGCCGTGTCCTGTTTCCAAACCACCATCACGGTTTTAAACAGGATCTTCAAGTCGAGCCAGATTGACCAACGCCGAATGTATTGGTGGTCCCACTGTACGCGCTCTTCCATCTTGTCAATCGTTTCAGTTTCGCCGCGGCAACCGTTGACCTGTGCCAAGCCGGTGATTCCCGGTTTCACTTTGTGACGAAGCATATAGCCGCGAATCAATCCACGGTATTGTTCGTTGTGCGCCGACGCGTGCGGTCGCGGACCGACTAATGACATCGTTCCTTCGATGACGTTGAACAACTGCGGTAACTCATCCAAGCTCGTTTTTCTCAAGACGCGTCCGAGCGGGGTGACACGTGGGTCATCTTTGGTCGCCTGTTTGACCACCGGGCCGTTGTCGCAGACTCGCATCGAACGAAACTTCCACACCAGTATTTCTTTTCCATCAAGTCCGTAGCGTTTTTGGCGGAAAAAGATGGGGCCCCGACTGGTCAGTTTGATGCCGAGCGCGATCAAGGTCATAGGGATTGATGCCACCAAAAGTCCGGCCCCGGCCAACATGACGTCAGTCACCCGCTTGACCGCACCATCGACACCGAACAATGGGTTTTCGAAAACACTAACTGCGGGCAGTCCGCCCATGTTTGTCCAACGCGAATGCAACAACTCAAAGACAAAGAAATCTGGAACGATGTAAACCGAGACCGTCGAATCACTCAATTGGTCGAGCAGAAACCGAATGCGATCTTCGGCTCGCATCGGTAGGGTAATCATGATGGTGTCGATCTTGTTCTCGCGGCAATGACGCACCATCTCGGCAAGGTTGCCGGCTAGTTGATGTTTGTGTTGATGACGACCGTTTTCATCAAAGTGATCCTTGGCATCGGACACTGACTGCCCTGGTCGGTCCTCGGTCCGATCGTCGTAGAACCCGACGAAGCTGAATCCTAGGCCGGGTTCGTCCAAGATATTCGAAGCGGTTTGACGACCGAGTTCGTTCATTCCGGCGACGGCGACTCGGCGAACGCCATATCCGCGATCGACCGCCGATTGCAGTGCGATGCGGATAAGCATCCGGCAAAGCGCGATCATCATCGGGGCGATGACGATCCAGACGAACATGACACTCCGTGCGAAAACTTGGCCATATCGAGTGGCGAAACCAATCATTGTCAAAGCCATCGCGGTTGTCAGCCACGTCAAAAAGATCGCCGTGACTTCGTGATTTGCGTTGCCGCGCGCGTTGTTTCGTGACAGCCCCGAGACTTTAGAAAAGATCAGGAACACGATTGCGGCGGTCAAGCCGAGTACGATTCCTGCATCATCGATTCCGCCACGTGCGACGTATTTGACCGCGTATAACGATCCGACGATTGCGATCGAATCCAAGGTGGGTTGAAGAAGATCCAATGATCGTCGCTCACCGGAAATCGGCGAACGACCATCAAGCGGTCGAACTGGCATAGCGAATACTGGAAACCGAGGTGTGCGATCGTTGAATCGATCGAGCGTTTCCGATGGACACCTTCCAGACGACTCCGAAATCGAAGTCGCTGCGCGATTGCCCCCCAATGAACTTGCGTCGACCGATGAAAGTCAAGCAAACCTAGCTCTCAGTCTTGTCCCGTGTGTCAAACCAGTCGAACCCCAAATCCAACCAAGTCGCCTGATGGGTGAGGGCTCCGCTGCTAATTCGTTCCACGCCGGTTTTGGCGATTTCGACGATCGTGTCAAGCTTGACGTTTCCGGAGACTTCCAGTTCGACCGCCGTGTTGATTTGGTTTCGCATTTGAACGGCCGAGCGGATGTCTTCGAGAGAGAAATTATCGATCAGGACGATGTCAGGGCCGGTCGGTAAGACATCGCGTAGCTGATCTAACGAGTCGACTTCAATTTCAACCATTGCCGGAGCGGTGAGGTGTTCGACTTGACCGCCGCGCCACTGGATCGCTTTTCGTGCCGCTTCGCTGGCGGGCATGGGAACCCCGTCGTTGCCGCCGAGTTGCAAATGGTTGTCTTTAATGAGAAAGCCATCATATAAACCGCGGCGATGATTTCGTCCTCCCCCACAGGCGACGGCGTACTTTTCGAGTAAACGCCAGCCCGGAGTCGTTTTCCGGGTGTCGTAGACATGGGCCGACGATCCTTCGATGGCGTCGACATATTGGCGTACCAGAGTGGCGACTCCGCAGGTTCGGCTCAGTAAATTCAGGATCGTGCGCTCGCTGGTCAGCAAATCGCGAACGTTTCCTCGCAGCTTTGCGATTGGCTTTCCGGGGACGAGCGGCTCTCCATCGCGAAGGAACACCTCGGATTGCAGATCGGCGTCGAATTCGTCGATGATCCATGGCAATATTGCCAGACCGGCGCAAATTCCGTCACCGCGTGGCGTGATCTGACAGCCGCCGTCGACGTCATCATCGACCATGCAAACCGTCGTCCAGTCGATCGCACCGGCCAAGTCTTCTGCGATTGCCAATCGGACCAGCAAGCGAACATCGTTCTCGAGTGCGGCGTCGGCCGTCACGGTGGCATAGTCTTGCATGAATTGTCGAACTGTTGGTCAAAAGGCGAGGCGAATTGGTGTCGGCGATCGATTCATATTTTGCCGAAAAAACATCGCACTGGCGAGCGGGCCGCTTGTGGGGGTCACACCCATCGAAAAAAATGGACGCCCACCGCTGTCCTCATTGAGACACGCCCCCCGTTCTGTTTTCGATGAACAAGCGATCCGATTTGCCGCAACCCGCTCTTTTGAATCCTTCTGTGCAGCGGATGTTGGTACGGGCCAGCCTGGGCGGAATTCTGTTGTTGGCGGCGATTTCCGTCGCACATTCGTTGCGGTCGCGGCGCGAAGTGCGATCTCCCGCACCATTGCGGATCGACTTAAACCAAGCCGGCGAACGCGAGCTTGCTCTTCTGCCCCAGATCGGAACAAAGACCGCTCGTCGCATCATTGCCGATCGCGAGCAAAACGGTCCGTTCGGTTCGATACAAGCTTTGACGCGAGTTCATGGGATTGGTGAAAAGACGGTCGAATCCTTGGTACAATACATTTCCCTCCCCGAATCAACTCCTCTCCCACCAACCTCGCCATCGTATCCATGAAGCGTTTGATCACGGCGCTTGCCGCTGTCGCGGCTTGTGTCAGTGCGTTGATGCTGGCCGCAATCTGTGACGCGTCCGAGTCGCAGTCATTGGATTATGCCACTGATGTCCGCCCGATTCTGGCGGACGCATGCTTCCACTGTCACGGACCAGACGAAGAATCCCGCGCCGCGGGATTGCGTTTGGATGATCCCGATGAAGCCTCGGCGGTGATCGATATTGACGATCCCGATGCAAGCGAACTGCTCAAACGGATCCTTGAAACCGACTCCGATTTGAAGATGCCACCGCCGGATTCGGGGAAACAGCTCACTGAATCGCAAATTAAACTCTTACGAAAGTGGATCGAACAGGGAGCGGCGTTTCAATCGCATTGGGCATTTACCGCGCCCGTTCGACCGACCCTCCCCATTGTCCGGCAAAGCAATTGGATCAAGAACGAAATTGATGCGTTTGTGTTGAAGCGGCTCGAGAGCGAAGGACTTTCGCCATCGCCGCCGGCGTCTACACAAACGTTGATTCGCCGACTCTCACTCGACTTGACCGGCTTGCCCCCCGAACCCGATTTCGTCCTTCGATGGACGTCAAGGCTCGATCAAGGTGGAGAACCGGCCTACGTCGAACTAGTCGAAACCCTGCTTAGTAGCCAACACTACGGCGAGCATTGGGGACGTCTGTGGCTCGACGCGGCGCGCTATGCCGATTCGGATGGCTATGAAAAAGACAAACCGCGACAAGCATGGTTTTACCGTGACTGGGTGATCGATTCGCTAAACCGTGATCGCCCCTACGATGATTTTCTTATTCGACAAGTTGCCGGAGATCTCTTACCCGGGGCAACTCAAGATGATCATGTCGCGACGGGATTTTTGCGAAATTCGATGGTCAACGAAGAAGGCGGCGCCGATCCGGAGCAATTTCGGATGGAAGCGATGTTTGACCGCATGGACGCGATCGGTAAGTCGATCCTCGGTTTGACCATCCAGTGTAGCCAGTGTCACTCGCACAAGTACGACCCGATTACCCATGACGAATACTACGGGCTGTTCGCGTTTCTAAATAACACGCACGACGCGATCGTTCCCGTCTATACCGATTCTGAACAACATCAGCGTGACCGTGTTCTACAGCAAGTTGCGGACTTGCGAAAACAAGCCAAAGCTTCGATCAGCGATTGGCAACCGCGGTTGATGCAGTGGGCCGAGGAAACTGCGAATCGACCTCAGCCAATTTGGAAAGCGATCGAGCTTGAGTTCCTCGACCAAACGTTGGGAGGATCGAAATTCCTGCACCAGGGTGACCAATCTTATCTGTGCCAAGGTTACGCGCCGACCAACTTCAATCCCCAAGGCACCGGATGCTTCGACGGGAAACGCCTGACAGGGTTGCGTTTGGAGTTGCTCATGCATCCGAATCTCCCCAAGGGCGGTCCAGGACGGAGCGTGGACGGGACATGGGCACTCAGTGAAATCACCGCCGAAGTGGTACTCTCGGGGCAGCCCGATCGATCGATCCCACTGAAGTTTGTCCGTGCCGTCGCGGATCGATCACCCGAACAAGCGGACCTCAAATCTCGCTATGACAATCGTAAGAAAACGAAACGAGTCACCGGGGGGATCGAATACGCAATCGACGGCGACGCGACGACGGCTTGGACTAACGAAGTCGATACGCCACAAAGTAACATTCCGCAAATCGCGTGGTTTGAACTCGCCGAACCGATTGAGATTCCCGAGGGGCAGCATGCCAGCCTGACGGTGCATCTCGCTCAGCGGCACGGCGGATGGAATAGTGATGACAACCAAACCTTCAATCTTGGTCGGTTCCGAGTTTCCGTGACCGGTGATTCGCTGCCGGATCGATCACCACTGCCAGTTGCGATCGCCGAAATCTTAGATCGCCCACGTCCACAATGGTCGGAGCACGACATCGACCGATTGTTGACACATTGGTTACCTTCCGTTGATGACGGTAAGGATTGGCACGAAAAGATCCAAGCGGCATGGCAAAGTCACCCCAATCCGATCACGCAGTTAACGCTGGCTAGTCGAAAACGACCTCGCCAAACCTCGCTTCTCGATCGTGGTGATTTCCTCAGTCCGAAACACGAGGTTCAACCGCATGTTCCGGAGTTTTTGCATGAGCTATCGCCTTCCGATGAGCCGCCACGATTGCAATTTGCCCGCTGGCTCGCTTCGCCGCATTCGCCCACGACCGCTCGGTCAATGGTGAATCGGATTTGGCAACGCTACTTTGCCGTCGGTATCGTGGAAACCAGTGACGACTTGGGAACACAGGGCTCGCCACCCTCGCACCCGCTGTTGCTCGATTACTTGGCGACCGAGTTGATGGCGAATGGCTGGAGTTTGAAGTCGATTCATCGACTGATCGTGACCAGTGCGACATACCGGCAGTCGTCCGACGTCACCGAGCAGTTGCTGACGAAGGATCCACGAAATCGCTTACTCGCACGAGCGGCTCGTTTTCGGGTTCCCGCCGAAACCGTTCGCGACATCACGCTATCCGCGAGCGGGTTATTGCACCCGGTTGTTGGCGGACCGAGTGTCTATCCACCCGCACCCGGGTTTTTGTTTCTTCCTCCGGTAAGCTATGGCCCCAAAGTTTGGAACGTCGAAACCGATCGTGATCGCTATCGCCGCGCCCTCTACACGTTTCGGTTTCGAAGCGTCCCGTATCCGATGTTGGAAAACTTTGACGCCGTACCCGGTAATCTGTCGTGCGTACGGCGCAGCGTCAGTAATACGCCGATGCAGGCACTGACTTCGCTTAATGAGCCGGTGTTCCTTGAATGCGCGATTGCTTTGGCGGCGAAAGTGATGCGTCAATGTGCCGACGGTGAAGGACTCGATCGTGGCAGAATCGAACTGGCGTTTCGGCGATGTCTTGCCCGGGCGCCCCGCGACGATGAACGCCGTGTGTTGGAAAGCTTTCTCCGACAGCAACGGGAGCGAATACAGTCCGGCGAGCTTTCCGCAGAGGACGTTTTGACTCCCGGCAAATTACTACAAACCGAAGGCTTGGACCGCAAAGAGCTGGCCACTTGGTCGCTGCTTTGTCGCGTCATCCTGAATCTCGACGAAACAATCACACGAGAGTAAGCCATGCATCAACAAGTCCAAACACTCCGAAAACGAATCGCCGAAAACATTTCCCGGCGGTGGTTCATGCGTGATTGCGGCGTCGGCTTAGGGGCGATCGCGGCGACCGACTTGCTTTGCGAATCGTCGGCGTCAAACCAAGCAAACGCGGCCTCGCTGCCGGCAGAACCTTTGGCGGCTCGCGCACCACACTTTCCGGCGAAAGTCAAAAACGTCATCTACTTGTTCATGGCAGGTGCACCAAGTCATCTGGAACTGTTTGACAACAAGCCGCAACTCGCGAAGTTCGATGGGACGCTTCCGCCGGCAGAGTTGCTCAATGGTTATCGGGCAGCGTTTATCAACCCAAACTCGAAACTACTGGGGCCGAAATTCAAGTTCGATCGGTACGGCCAATGCGGGGCCGAGATCAGTGAAATTTTGCCGCACACCGCCTCCGTCGCTGATGAGTTAACGATCGTCAAGTCGATGAAGACTGATGCGTTTAATCACGCACCCGCTCAGATCATGATGAACACGGGCAGTCAGCTATTTGGTAAACCGAGTCTTGGGGCGTGGACGCTTTATGGCCTCGG encodes the following:
- a CDS encoding response regulator; protein product: MSRPNANDRFATGAKAQRVLVVDDLPASRLLLFRVLSALNYDVSLASDGEEAWHLMVTRRPFDFVLTDLEMPELNGLELARKIRQSGRSEISDRPIIIHSSTDPAILREPLAADPLTFCLPKPLEVNRLRDMLKRMQSVFTSSSQSQSSVDHAAG
- a CDS encoding undecaprenyl-phosphate glucose phosphotransferase; protein product: MPVRPLDGRSPISGERRSLDLLQPTLDSIAIVGSLYAVKYVARGGIDDAGIVLGLTAAIVFLIFSKVSGLSRNNARGNANHEVTAIFLTWLTTAMALTMIGFATRYGQVFARSVMFVWIVIAPMMIALCRMLIRIALQSAVDRGYGVRRVAVAGMNELGRQTASNILDEPGLGFSFVGFYDDRTEDRPGQSVSDAKDHFDENGRHQHKHQLAGNLAEMVRHCRENKIDTIMITLPMRAEDRIRFLLDQLSDSTVSVYIVPDFFVFELLHSRWTNMGGLPAVSVFENPLFGVDGAVKRVTDVMLAGAGLLVASIPMTLIALGIKLTSRGPIFFRQKRYGLDGKEILVWKFRSMRVCDNGPVVKQATKDDPRVTPLGRVLRKTSLDELPQLFNVIEGTMSLVGPRPHASAHNEQYRGLIRGYMLRHKVKPGITGLAQVNGCRGETETIDKMEERVQWDHQYIRRWSIWLDLKILFKTVMVVWKQDTAY
- the nadC gene encoding carboxylating nicotinate-nucleotide diphosphorylase — translated: MQDYATVTADAALENDVRLLVRLAIAEDLAGAIDWTTVCMVDDDVDGGCQITPRGDGICAGLAILPWIIDEFDADLQSEVFLRDGEPLVPGKPIAKLRGNVRDLLTSERTILNLLSRTCGVATLVRQYVDAIEGSSAHVYDTRKTTPGWRLLEKYAVACGGGRNHRRGLYDGFLIKDNHLQLGGNDGVPMPASEAARKAIQWRGGQVEHLTAPAMVEIEVDSLDQLRDVLPTGPDIVLIDNFSLEDIRSAVQMRNQINTAVELEVSGNVKLDTIVEIAKTGVERISSGALTHQATWLDLGFDWFDTRDKTES
- a CDS encoding ComEA family DNA-binding protein, producing the protein MNKRSDLPQPALLNPSVQRMLVRASLGGILLLAAISVAHSLRSRREVRSPAPLRIDLNQAGERELALLPQIGTKTARRIIADREQNGPFGSIQALTRVHGIGEKTVESLVQYISLPESTPLPPTSPSYP
- a CDS encoding DUF1553 domain-containing protein; the encoded protein is MKRLITALAAVAACVSALMLAAICDASESQSLDYATDVRPILADACFHCHGPDEESRAAGLRLDDPDEASAVIDIDDPDASELLKRILETDSDLKMPPPDSGKQLTESQIKLLRKWIEQGAAFQSHWAFTAPVRPTLPIVRQSNWIKNEIDAFVLKRLESEGLSPSPPASTQTLIRRLSLDLTGLPPEPDFVLRWTSRLDQGGEPAYVELVETLLSSQHYGEHWGRLWLDAARYADSDGYEKDKPRQAWFYRDWVIDSLNRDRPYDDFLIRQVAGDLLPGATQDDHVATGFLRNSMVNEEGGADPEQFRMEAMFDRMDAIGKSILGLTIQCSQCHSHKYDPITHDEYYGLFAFLNNTHDAIVPVYTDSEQHQRDRVLQQVADLRKQAKASISDWQPRLMQWAEETANRPQPIWKAIELEFLDQTLGGSKFLHQGDQSYLCQGYAPTNFNPQGTGCFDGKRLTGLRLELLMHPNLPKGGPGRSVDGTWALSEITAEVVLSGQPDRSIPLKFVRAVADRSPEQADLKSRYDNRKKTKRVTGGIEYAIDGDATTAWTNEVDTPQSNIPQIAWFELAEPIEIPEGQHASLTVHLAQRHGGWNSDDNQTFNLGRFRVSVTGDSLPDRSPLPVAIAEILDRPRPQWSEHDIDRLLTHWLPSVDDGKDWHEKIQAAWQSHPNPITQLTLASRKRPRQTSLLDRGDFLSPKHEVQPHVPEFLHELSPSDEPPRLQFARWLASPHSPTTARSMVNRIWQRYFAVGIVETSDDLGTQGSPPSHPLLLDYLATELMANGWSLKSIHRLIVTSATYRQSSDVTEQLLTKDPRNRLLARAARFRVPAETVRDITLSASGLLHPVVGGPSVYPPAPGFLFLPPVSYGPKVWNVETDRDRYRRALYTFRFRSVPYPMLENFDAVPGNLSCVRRSVSNTPMQALTSLNEPVFLECAIALAAKVMRQCADGEGLDRGRIELAFRRCLARAPRDDERRVLESFLRQQRERIQSGELSAEDVLTPGKLLQTEGLDRKELATWSLLCRVILNLDETITRE